The following proteins are encoded in a genomic region of Dialister hominis:
- a CDS encoding phage holin family protein, with amino-acid sequence MTWNEIRIGCAVIGAWLGWFIGGFDNLLYALLTFVCLDYVTGVLCACRERQLSSEIGFMGICRKVLLFVLVGVAHTLDETMLGSGSALRTATILFYLSNEGLSIVENAARMGLPIPDRLQEALKQLRK; translated from the coding sequence ATGACATGGAATGAAATACGAATCGGGTGTGCGGTGATCGGTGCCTGGCTGGGATGGTTCATCGGCGGCTTTGACAATCTGCTCTATGCCCTGCTGACATTCGTCTGTCTGGATTATGTTACCGGTGTATTATGTGCCTGCCGGGAACGGCAGCTATCCAGTGAGATCGGCTTTATGGGCATCTGCCGGAAGGTGCTTCTTTTTGTGCTCGTCGGTGTGGCCCATACGCTGGATGAGACAATGCTCGGTTCCGGCAGCGCCTTGCGGACTGCCACCATCTTGTTCTATCTGTCCAACGAGGGACTTTCCATTGTGGAAAATGCCGCACGGATGGGGCTTCCCATACCGGACCGCTTGCAGGAAGCATTGAAGCAGCTACGAAAATAG
- a CDS encoding phage major capsid protein yields MSKLLELQEKRANIWEQAKAFLDEKQAAGDTLSTEDAATYDKMEADVMALGKEIDRLKTQAAIDLELSKPTSTAIVNKPAKQDTTKHGRFSDAYAPAFWDSMRGKSRAEIRNTLKEGADPQGGYLVPDEFERTLIQMLAEENVLRSLAHVIQTASGDHKIPVVASEGTAAWTDEEAAYTESNTTFGQVSIGAHKLGTLVKVSEELLNDSAFDLEGYMAQEFARRLGNAEEEAFLTGTGTDRPSGILVDTAGASDGSTAASATAITFDDLIELYYSLREPYRKSATLLLHESTVKAIRKLKDTQGQYIWQPSVSADVPDKILNCPVVTSRYMPQMAADAKTVLFGDFSYYWIADRQGRTFKRLNELYAVTGQVGFLGSQRVDAKIVLPEAIKTLKQASK; encoded by the coding sequence ATGAGTAAACTATTAGAACTGCAGGAAAAACGTGCTAATATCTGGGAGCAGGCCAAGGCCTTCCTGGATGAAAAGCAGGCAGCCGGTGATACGCTTTCCACCGAGGATGCCGCCACCTATGACAAGATGGAAGCCGATGTCATGGCACTGGGCAAGGAAATCGACCGGCTGAAGACACAGGCTGCCATTGATCTCGAATTAAGCAAGCCGACTTCAACCGCTATTGTGAACAAGCCTGCCAAGCAGGATACAACGAAGCATGGCAGGTTCAGCGACGCCTATGCACCCGCCTTTTGGGACAGCATGCGCGGCAAGTCCCGTGCGGAAATCCGCAACACCTTAAAGGAAGGGGCCGATCCTCAGGGCGGCTACCTGGTACCGGACGAATTTGAACGGACGCTGATCCAGATGCTGGCAGAAGAAAATGTGCTGCGCTCCCTTGCCCATGTGATCCAGACTGCAAGCGGCGACCATAAGATTCCGGTCGTTGCCAGCGAAGGAACCGCCGCATGGACGGATGAAGAAGCCGCCTACACCGAAAGCAACACCACCTTCGGCCAGGTGTCCATCGGGGCGCATAAGCTGGGTACGCTCGTCAAGGTATCCGAAGAACTGTTGAATGATTCAGCCTTCGACCTGGAAGGATACATGGCGCAGGAGTTCGCCCGCAGGCTGGGCAATGCCGAAGAAGAAGCCTTCCTCACCGGCACCGGAACGGATCGTCCGTCCGGCATTCTCGTCGATACTGCCGGTGCTTCGGATGGCTCGACTGCCGCTTCTGCTACAGCGATTACCTTTGACGATTTGATTGAGTTGTACTATTCGCTCCGCGAACCGTACCGCAAGTCGGCTACATTGCTGCTGCATGAAAGCACTGTCAAGGCCATCCGGAAGCTGAAAGATACACAGGGCCAGTACATCTGGCAGCCTTCCGTCAGCGCCGATGTGCCGGATAAGATTCTGAACTGCCCGGTTGTCACCAGCCGGTATATGCCGCAGATGGCAGCCGATGCCAAGACGGTGCTGTTCGGTGACTTTTCCTACTACTGGATTGCCGACAGGCAGGGCCGCACCTTTAAGCGTTTGAACGAATTATACGCGGTTACTGGTCAGGTCGGTTTTCTCGGCTCTCAGCGCGTCGATGCCAAGATCGTATTACCGGAAGCCATCAAGACGCTCAAACAGGCCAGCAAATAA
- a CDS encoding head-tail connector protein: MAVTRDEAKLYLRIDNDVEDALIDSLIQSSTTTVENVLRHPLSDYTTLPEDIKTAILYGVAYLYENRDTADFDAMIKLMRAMLFSYRDEVF; the protein is encoded by the coding sequence ATGGCAGTAACACGGGACGAAGCTAAATTATACCTGCGTATTGATAACGATGTAGAGGATGCCTTGATCGACAGTCTGATTCAGTCCTCCACGACGACGGTAGAAAATGTACTGCGCCATCCGCTGAGCGACTACACGACACTGCCGGAGGACATCAAGACGGCCATTCTGTATGGTGTGGCTTATCTGTATGAGAACCGGGATACGGCGGACTTCGATGCCATGATCAAGCTCATGAGGGCCATGCTGTTTTCCTATCGGGATGAGGTGTTCTGA
- a CDS encoding head maturation protease, ClpP-related, translating to MKKFWNWNTDDDTGRILTIDGTIAEESWFDDDITPKLFKNELASGQGNVTLWLNSPGGDCVAASQIYAMLMDYAGQVHVNIDGIAASAASVIAMAGTTVNMAPTALMMIHNPFTIAMGDTDEMERAISMLSEVKESIINAYELKTGLSRTQLSHLMDAETWMNAGKAIELGFADSILTDSDSKQMHDAASMGSYSFSRRQVTNALLNKAITKQTKPTPAANKTTISVASLQQRLSLLTH from the coding sequence ATGAAGAAGTTTTGGAACTGGAATACCGATGACGATACCGGACGCATCCTTACCATTGACGGTACCATTGCCGAAGAAAGCTGGTTTGATGACGACATAACGCCGAAGCTGTTTAAAAACGAGCTGGCATCCGGACAGGGCAATGTCACCTTGTGGCTGAATTCGCCCGGCGGTGACTGCGTAGCGGCCAGCCAGATCTATGCCATGCTGATGGATTATGCCGGGCAGGTCCATGTCAATATCGACGGGATTGCGGCTTCGGCTGCCTCCGTGATTGCCATGGCAGGCACAACCGTCAATATGGCACCGACCGCACTGATGATGATTCACAATCCGTTCACGATCGCCATGGGTGATACTGATGAAATGGAACGGGCCATCTCTATGCTGTCCGAGGTCAAGGAATCCATTATTAATGCCTATGAATTAAAGACCGGCCTTTCCCGCACCCAGCTATCCCATCTAATGGATGCCGAGACCTGGATGAATGCGGGAAAAGCAATCGAACTCGGCTTTGCCGACAGCATTTTGACTGATAGTGATAGCAAACAAATGCATGATGCTGCCAGTATGGGAAGCTATTCTTTTTCTCGGCGGCAGGTCACCAATGCATTACTCAATAAGGCCATCACCAAGCAGACCAAGCCAACACCGGCAGCAAACAAAACAACTATATCCGTAGCGTCGCTGCAGCAGCGGCTGTCGCTCTTAACACATTAA
- a CDS encoding phage head closure protein, whose protein sequence is MDIGEMKQRIEFMVEENVSDGQGGYDTTLVSKGSTWAKVTNIHGGEYFFAAAVHLEKDVSFVIRYRSDISEKWNIKFRGQKYNIQFIDNVKYGDQYLEIKATLAG, encoded by the coding sequence ATGGATATCGGGGAAATGAAGCAGCGGATTGAGTTTATGGTGGAGGAGAATGTCTCTGATGGGCAGGGCGGGTATGATACCACGCTGGTCAGCAAGGGCAGTACCTGGGCCAAGGTAACCAATATCCACGGCGGGGAGTATTTTTTTGCCGCAGCCGTCCATCTGGAAAAGGATGTGTCATTTGTTATCCGATACCGCTCGGATATCTCGGAAAAATGGAACATTAAGTTCCGCGGGCAGAAGTATAACATCCAGTTTATCGATAATGTGAAATACGGGGACCAGTATCTGGAAATCAAGGCTACCCTGGCGGGGTGA
- a CDS encoding phage portal protein, producing MHILSGLFRSRDKPKNYLSTAFTFLFGPTSSGNVVTERTAMQTTAVYACVRVLSEAIAGLPLNLYRYTPDGGKEKAINHPLYNLLHDAPNPEMTSFIFRETLMSHLLLWGNAYAQIIRNGTGQPIALYPLLPSKMDVSRAANGQLIYTYSKDSDEFGADNRCQQIVLSQDEVLHVPGLGFDGLIGYSPIAMAKNAIGMSLAAEQYGALFFANGATPGGILEHPGIVKDPVKLRESWHAQFSGTNRHNVAVLEEGMTFQQLSIPPDQAQFLETRKFQIDEIARIFRVPPHMVGDLEKSTFSNIEQQSLEFVKYTLNPWCVRWEQAMNQQLVLPSERSQVFTKFNVDGLLRGDYQSRMNGYAIGRQNGWQNGWLSANDIRELEDMNHIPAEQGGDTYLVNGNMLPLDKAGKFYTESEGKTP from the coding sequence TTGCATATATTATCTGGACTATTTCGTTCGCGCGACAAGCCGAAGAACTACCTGTCTACAGCCTTTACATTCCTGTTCGGCCCGACCTCCTCCGGAAACGTGGTGACCGAACGAACCGCCATGCAGACAACGGCGGTCTATGCCTGCGTCCGAGTACTGTCTGAGGCTATTGCCGGACTGCCACTTAATCTATACCGGTATACACCAGATGGCGGCAAGGAGAAAGCCATCAACCATCCATTGTACAACCTGCTTCATGATGCCCCTAATCCGGAGATGACGAGTTTCATCTTCCGGGAAACGCTCATGAGCCATCTGTTGTTATGGGGCAATGCCTACGCACAGATCATCCGGAACGGCACCGGGCAGCCGATTGCACTGTACCCGCTGCTGCCCAGCAAGATGGATGTCAGTCGGGCCGCGAACGGTCAGCTTATCTATACCTACTCCAAGGACTCGGACGAGTTCGGTGCGGATAACCGCTGCCAGCAGATTGTCCTGTCGCAGGATGAGGTGCTGCATGTTCCGGGGCTTGGGTTTGACGGACTCATCGGCTATAGTCCGATCGCCATGGCCAAGAACGCCATCGGCATGTCGCTGGCAGCCGAGCAGTACGGTGCGTTATTCTTTGCCAACGGTGCTACACCGGGCGGCATCTTAGAACATCCGGGCATCGTGAAAGATCCGGTCAAACTGCGGGAAAGCTGGCATGCCCAATTTTCCGGCACGAACCGGCACAATGTAGCCGTGTTGGAGGAAGGCATGACCTTCCAGCAGCTATCCATCCCGCCGGATCAGGCGCAGTTCCTTGAAACACGAAAGTTCCAGATTGACGAGATCGCCCGTATCTTCCGGGTGCCGCCGCATATGGTCGGGGATCTGGAAAAATCCACCTTCTCCAATATCGAGCAGCAGTCGCTGGAATTTGTCAAATATACCTTGAATCCCTGGTGCGTCCGCTGGGAACAGGCCATGAACCAGCAGTTGGTGCTGCCGTCGGAACGCTCGCAGGTCTTTACGAAGTTTAATGTGGACGGTCTGCTGCGCGGCGACTACCAGAGCCGCATGAACGGGTATGCCATCGGCAGGCAGAACGGCTGGCAGAACGGCTGGCTCTCCGCCAACGACATCCGGGAGCTTGAGGATATGAATCACATTCCTGCCGAACAGGGCGGCGATACGTATCTGGTCAACGGTAATATGCTGCCGCTGGACAAGGCAGGAAAATTTTATACCGAAAGCGAGGGAAAAACCCCATGA
- a CDS encoding SHOCT domain-containing protein — translation MNDSRTPEARSISQEQLQHEVDYIRAQHILQSLFHKGLLSTNEFAKITAVNRKTFSPVLAAILPSIP, via the coding sequence ATGAACGACAGCCGTACACCCGAAGCAAGGTCAATATCACAGGAACAACTGCAGCACGAAGTCGATTATATCCGTGCCCAACACATACTGCAGTCCCTATTCCATAAAGGCCTGCTTTCTACCAATGAATTTGCCAAAATAACGGCAGTAAACCGAAAAACATTTTCACCGGTATTAGCGGCTATATTGCCCTCTATTCCTTGA